In one Halorubrum sp. CBA1229 genomic region, the following are encoded:
- the thsA gene encoding thermosome subunit alpha: protein MIVLSEESQRTSGKDAQNMNITAGKAVAESVRTTLGPKGMDKMLVDSGGSVVVTNDGVTILKEMDIDHPAANMIVEVSETQEEEVGDGTTSAVVVAGELLDQAEELLDQDIHATTLAQGYRQASEKAKEILEEEAIEVSEDDYDTLVEIAETAMTGKGAENSKDLLAELVVDSVLAVADDDDIDTENVSVEKVVGSSIDQSELVEGVIVDKERVDENMPFAVEDADVALFDGAIEVKETEIDAEVNVTDPDQLQQFLDQEEEQLREMVDHLVNIGADVVFVGDGIDDMAQHYLAQEGILAVRRAKSGDLNRLARATGGRVVSNLEDIESDDLGFAGSVAQKDIGGDERIFVEDVEQAKSVTLILRGGTEHVVDEVERAIEDSLGVVRTTLLDGQVLPGGGAPEAELALQLRDFADSVGGREQLAVEAFADALEVVPRTLAENAGLDPIDSLVDLRSRHDGGEFGAGLDAYTGDVIDMEAEGVVEPLRVKTQAIESATEAAVMILRIDDVIAAGDLKGGGTDDGGDEGGPGGAPGGMGGGMGGMGGMGGAM from the coding sequence ATGATCGTACTTTCTGAGGAGTCGCAGCGAACCTCCGGAAAGGACGCTCAGAACATGAATATCACGGCCGGCAAGGCGGTCGCGGAGTCCGTCCGCACCACGCTCGGCCCGAAAGGGATGGACAAGATGCTCGTCGACTCCGGCGGGTCCGTCGTCGTCACGAACGACGGCGTCACCATCCTGAAGGAGATGGACATCGACCACCCGGCGGCCAACATGATCGTCGAGGTCTCCGAGACGCAGGAGGAGGAGGTCGGCGACGGCACCACCTCCGCGGTCGTGGTCGCCGGTGAGCTCCTCGATCAGGCCGAGGAGCTCCTCGATCAGGACATCCACGCGACGACCCTCGCGCAGGGGTACCGTCAGGCCTCCGAGAAGGCCAAGGAGATCCTCGAAGAGGAGGCCATCGAGGTCTCCGAGGACGACTACGACACGCTCGTCGAGATCGCCGAGACGGCGATGACGGGCAAGGGCGCCGAGAACTCCAAGGACCTCCTCGCCGAGCTCGTCGTCGACTCCGTGCTCGCAGTCGCTGACGACGACGACATCGATACGGAGAACGTCTCCGTCGAGAAGGTCGTCGGCAGCTCGATCGACCAGTCCGAGCTCGTCGAGGGCGTCATCGTCGACAAGGAGCGCGTCGACGAGAACATGCCCTTCGCCGTCGAGGACGCGGACGTGGCGCTGTTCGACGGCGCCATCGAGGTCAAGGAGACGGAGATCGACGCCGAGGTCAACGTCACCGACCCCGACCAGCTCCAGCAGTTCCTCGACCAGGAGGAGGAGCAGCTCCGCGAGATGGTCGACCACCTCGTCAACATCGGCGCCGACGTCGTCTTCGTCGGCGACGGCATCGACGACATGGCCCAGCACTACCTCGCGCAGGAGGGCATCCTCGCCGTCCGCCGCGCGAAGTCCGGTGACCTGAATCGTCTCGCCCGCGCGACCGGCGGCCGCGTCGTCTCCAACCTCGAGGACATCGAGTCGGACGACCTCGGCTTCGCCGGCTCCGTGGCCCAGAAGGACATCGGCGGCGACGAGCGCATCTTCGTCGAGGACGTCGAGCAGGCGAAGTCCGTCACCCTCATCCTCCGCGGCGGCACCGAACACGTCGTCGACGAGGTCGAGCGCGCCATCGAGGACTCGCTCGGCGTCGTCCGCACGACGCTGCTCGACGGGCAGGTCCTGCCCGGCGGCGGCGCCCCCGAGGCCGAGCTCGCGCTGCAGCTCCGCGACTTCGCCGACTCCGTCGGCGGCCGCGAGCAGCTCGCCGTCGAGGCGTTCGCCGACGCGCTGGAAGTCGTCCCGCGCACCCTCGCCGAGAACGCGGGCCTCGACCCCATCGACTCGCTGGTCGACCTCCGCTCCCGCCACGACGGCGGCGAGTTCGGCGCCGGTCTCGACGCCTACACGGGCGACGTGATCGACATGGAGGCCGAGGGCGTCGTGGAGCCGCTCCGCGTCAAGACCCAGGCCATCGAGTCCGCCACCGAGGCGGCCGTCATGATCCTCCGCATCGACGACGTCATCGCGGCCGGCGACCTCAAGGGCGGCGGCACCGACGACGGCGGCGACGAGGGCGGCCCCGGCGGCGCGCCCGGCGGCATGGGCGGCGGCATGGGCGGCATGGGCGGTATGGGCGGCGCGATGTGA
- a CDS encoding alanine--glyoxylate aminotransferase family protein — protein sequence MTEKREYRDDYDDKTLYIPGPTEVRDDVIEAMTESTFGHRMDRMTDLYTTIVEDTKEFLGTDNDVIILTASGTEFWEASTLNLVDDRVLVPTCGSFSERFANVAERLGKDVTRLEYEWGEAVKPEDVREALEASDEGYDMVAGVMNESSTGVRNPIEEMGDVIAEFPDTYFAVDAVSSLGGDYVDIEEHDIDVIFASTQKAFAMPPGLAVCVVSDDAYDREVEKGDSSWYGGFRRAIDYYDRKGQTHSTPAIPIMLAYRKQMKHMLDEGHRARDERHREMMEYVHDWADEHFAMFPEEGYESQTVACIENTQGIDVAATIEEVSEEYDMAFSNGYGDIAEETFRIGHMGEHTVESVKELTDAIEDVADL from the coding sequence GTGACAGAGAAACGCGAATACCGCGACGACTACGACGACAAGACGCTGTACATCCCCGGGCCGACCGAGGTCCGCGACGACGTCATCGAGGCGATGACGGAGTCGACGTTCGGGCACCGGATGGACCGGATGACCGACCTGTACACGACCATCGTCGAGGACACGAAGGAGTTCCTCGGCACCGACAACGACGTGATCATCCTCACGGCCTCCGGCACGGAGTTCTGGGAGGCGTCGACGCTCAACCTCGTCGACGACCGCGTCCTGGTGCCGACCTGCGGGAGCTTCAGCGAGCGGTTCGCCAACGTCGCCGAGCGGCTCGGCAAGGACGTCACCCGGCTGGAGTACGAGTGGGGCGAGGCGGTCAAACCCGAGGACGTCCGCGAGGCGCTCGAAGCCAGCGACGAGGGGTACGACATGGTCGCGGGCGTGATGAACGAGTCGTCGACCGGCGTCCGGAACCCGATCGAGGAGATGGGCGACGTGATCGCAGAGTTCCCGGACACCTACTTCGCCGTCGACGCCGTCTCGTCGCTCGGCGGCGACTACGTCGATATCGAGGAACACGACATCGACGTCATCTTCGCGTCCACGCAGAAGGCGTTCGCGATGCCCCCGGGGCTCGCGGTCTGCGTCGTCAGCGACGACGCCTACGACCGCGAGGTCGAGAAGGGCGACTCCTCGTGGTACGGCGGCTTCCGGCGTGCGATCGACTACTACGACCGGAAGGGCCAGACCCACTCGACGCCCGCCATCCCGATCATGCTGGCGTACCGCAAGCAGATGAAACACATGCTCGACGAGGGGCACCGCGCCCGCGACGAGCGCCACCGGGAGATGATGGAGTACGTCCACGACTGGGCGGACGAGCACTTCGCGATGTTCCCCGAGGAGGGGTACGAGTCGCAGACGGTCGCCTGTATCGAGAACACGCAGGGGATCGACGTCGCCGCGACGATCGAGGAAGTGAGCGAGGAGTACGACATGGCCTTCTCGAACGGGTACGGCGACATCGCCGAGGAGACGTTCCGCATCGGTCACATGGGCGAGCACACGGTCGAGAGCGTGAAGGAGCTCACCGACGCGATCGAGGACGTCGCGGACCTGTAG
- a CDS encoding M20/M25/M40 family metallo-hydrolase: MDFDMRAFAADLCRFPSTAGREAAAADFVEDRLDDLGFETYAWDADPDLLADHPSFPDDLDEADVAGRRSVGGVLELGGASEDDVVSDATPAVVLNGHIDVVPAEPAEWSSDPFEPAWGTEDGDAEGDDGDAESDTLTARGAADMKSGVAACAGAALDVRESVAAGELDLPAGGLRVVVEAVAGEEDGGYGAATAALANPYPFERDAAIVAEPTELRPVVATEGSLMARLELTGRSAHAATPWRGEDVLPRFEAIREAFMDLETERGESVTHPLYTEFPVPWPVVCGTVDAGSWASTVPASLTAEFRIGVAPGETVDEVAAAFRERLDAVVAEDPWLREHPPTFERFSVQFEASEVAVDEPIVEAARAGLVEAGLPNPEPTGATYGADSRHYVAAGIPTVLLGPGTVTEAHYPDETIAWNEVEKGRAAIAAAVGRFAERYSEPSAAK; the protein is encoded by the coding sequence ATGGACTTCGACATGCGCGCGTTCGCCGCCGACCTCTGTCGGTTCCCCTCCACCGCCGGGAGGGAGGCGGCCGCGGCCGACTTCGTCGAGGACCGCCTCGACGACCTCGGCTTCGAGACGTACGCGTGGGACGCCGACCCCGACCTGCTCGCCGACCACCCCTCCTTCCCGGACGATCTCGACGAAGCGGACGTGGCGGGTCGCCGGAGCGTCGGCGGCGTGCTCGAACTCGGCGGGGCGAGCGAGGACGACGTCGTCAGCGACGCCACGCCCGCGGTCGTCCTCAACGGCCACATCGACGTGGTGCCGGCCGAGCCCGCGGAGTGGTCGAGCGACCCCTTCGAACCGGCGTGGGGAACCGAGGACGGCGACGCCGAGGGCGACGACGGCGACGCCGAAAGCGACACCCTCACCGCCCGCGGCGCGGCGGACATGAAGTCGGGGGTGGCGGCCTGCGCGGGCGCGGCACTCGACGTCCGGGAGTCGGTCGCGGCCGGCGAACTCGACCTCCCGGCCGGCGGGCTCCGCGTCGTCGTCGAGGCGGTCGCGGGCGAGGAGGACGGCGGGTACGGCGCGGCGACCGCGGCGCTCGCGAACCCGTATCCGTTCGAGCGCGACGCGGCGATCGTGGCGGAGCCGACCGAGCTGCGCCCCGTGGTCGCCACCGAGGGGTCGCTGATGGCGCGGCTGGAGCTGACCGGGCGGAGCGCGCACGCCGCCACGCCGTGGCGCGGCGAGGACGTCCTCCCGCGGTTCGAGGCGATCCGGGAGGCGTTCATGGACCTAGAAACCGAGCGCGGCGAGTCGGTGACGCACCCCCTGTACACCGAGTTCCCGGTGCCGTGGCCGGTGGTCTGCGGGACGGTCGACGCCGGGTCGTGGGCGTCGACCGTGCCGGCATCGCTGACGGCGGAGTTCCGGATCGGCGTCGCACCGGGCGAGACGGTCGACGAGGTGGCGGCGGCGTTCCGCGAGCGGCTCGACGCGGTCGTCGCCGAGGACCCGTGGCTGCGCGAGCACCCGCCGACGTTCGAGCGGTTCTCCGTGCAGTTCGAGGCGAGCGAGGTCGCCGTCGACGAGCCGATCGTCGAGGCGGCGCGGGCGGGGCTGGTCGAGGCCGGACTCCCGAACCCGGAGCCGACCGGCGCGACGTACGGCGCCGACTCCAGGCACTACGTCGCGGCGGGGATCCCGACCGTGCTGCTGGGGCCGGGGACCGTCACGGAGGCGCACTACCCGGACGAGACGATCGCGTGGAACGAGGTCGAGAAGGGGCGGGCGGCGATCGCGGCCGCGGTCGGTCGGTTCGCCGAGCGCTACTCGGAGCCGTCGGCGGCGAAGTAG
- a CDS encoding lactate utilization protein: MPQQKADYADDTEIDDALDQLPDDETVESAVEGLEANGFEVVVVDSADEALAAVEAQIPAGASVMNGHSTTLEEIGFDELLSEGDHEWESLPDEIWSIDDDAERQAARRKAQTADYFLGGINAIAETGELVAADLSGSRIGAYPFAAGNVVIVSGANKIVPTLDDALDRLESVAYPLENERAQEAYGVESSIAKQLIYRQETEEGRTTVVLVREQLGY; the protein is encoded by the coding sequence ATGCCACAACAGAAAGCGGACTACGCGGACGACACCGAGATCGACGACGCGCTCGACCAGCTCCCCGACGACGAGACCGTCGAATCGGCGGTCGAGGGCCTCGAAGCCAACGGGTTCGAGGTCGTCGTCGTCGACTCCGCCGACGAGGCGCTGGCGGCGGTCGAAGCGCAGATCCCCGCGGGCGCGTCCGTGATGAACGGTCACTCGACGACGCTCGAGGAGATCGGGTTCGACGAGCTCCTGAGCGAGGGCGACCACGAGTGGGAGAGCCTCCCGGACGAGATCTGGAGCATCGACGACGACGCCGAGCGACAGGCGGCGCGCCGGAAGGCCCAGACCGCGGACTACTTCCTCGGCGGGATCAACGCGATCGCGGAGACGGGCGAGCTCGTCGCCGCCGACCTCTCCGGCAGCCGGATCGGGGCGTACCCGTTCGCCGCCGGCAACGTGGTCATCGTCAGCGGCGCGAACAAGATCGTCCCGACCCTCGACGACGCCCTCGACCGACTGGAGTCGGTCGCGTACCCGCTGGAGAACGAGCGCGCCCAGGAGGCGTACGGCGTCGAGTCGTCGATCGCCAAGCAGCTCATCTACCGACAGGAGACGGAGGAGGGCCGGACGACGGTCGTCCTCGTGCGCGAGCAGCTCGGGTACTGA